From Rhodococcus sp. B7740, one genomic window encodes:
- a CDS encoding PucR family transcriptional regulator, with amino-acid sequence MRSYHRSIDELVDEAVGLIWNTYRGYTNDVLSRSELDYFVRRNIEVVLDCVGRGVTPSGEELGHARELGISRAQEGVPLESVIQAFRSTERVLLLHVLRSQDSATGTTPTELALSCFDALTNSMIDAYREASSVIDAVTRRAEDELATALTNGWDVDTQELNRWTSVLGVDPNAAHVCAILTMADSADPLAGQRLRRQVSSTMTTARLGPSIFGEADGSLIVFVPLPDGPSSLGALDTVLTILLRHTADCLAVSVGESTSSLRTVHRSFTQASAVRNASNPDLTSRTLVHYADVLLDILINSDVEAREKFEIDRVGPIRDAAHLMDTITALAESNMSQSATAKRLYVHVNTVSARSKRIQELTGRNPLVFNDLVELYLASRVVVRTRIS; translated from the coding sequence ATGCGGAGTTACCACCGATCGATCGACGAACTGGTCGACGAGGCAGTCGGGCTCATCTGGAACACGTACCGCGGTTATACGAACGACGTGCTCAGCCGGAGCGAACTCGACTATTTCGTCCGTCGCAACATCGAGGTGGTGCTGGACTGCGTAGGACGCGGTGTCACGCCGTCCGGCGAGGAACTGGGCCATGCACGCGAACTGGGTATCTCGCGGGCGCAAGAGGGTGTACCGCTCGAGTCGGTCATTCAAGCGTTTCGCTCGACCGAGCGAGTACTGCTGCTGCATGTACTCCGTAGCCAGGACAGCGCGACGGGGACGACACCGACCGAACTCGCCCTGTCTTGCTTCGACGCGCTCACCAATTCGATGATCGACGCCTACCGTGAGGCCTCGTCCGTGATCGACGCAGTGACACGCCGAGCCGAGGACGAACTGGCGACAGCACTGACGAACGGCTGGGACGTGGACACTCAGGAGCTGAACCGGTGGACCAGCGTGCTCGGGGTCGACCCGAACGCCGCGCACGTGTGCGCGATACTCACGATGGCCGACAGTGCAGATCCTCTTGCCGGCCAACGACTTCGACGTCAGGTGAGCAGTACGATGACCACCGCACGCCTCGGCCCCTCGATCTTCGGGGAAGCAGACGGCAGCCTGATCGTCTTCGTACCGCTTCCCGACGGGCCGTCCTCGCTCGGAGCGCTCGACACCGTGCTGACAATATTGCTGAGGCATACCGCCGACTGTCTGGCGGTGTCCGTGGGCGAAAGCACGTCCTCCTTGAGAACCGTCCATCGGTCATTCACACAGGCGAGTGCGGTTCGCAACGCTTCCAACCCCGACCTGACGTCGAGAACCCTGGTGCACTACGCCGACGTACTGCTCGACATCCTCATCAACAGCGATGTGGAAGCACGAGAAAAGTTCGAGATCGACCGCGTCGGACCCATCCGTGACGCGGCGCACCTGATGGACACGATCACCGCTCTGGCCGAATCCAACATGTCGCAATCCGCCACCGCCAAAAGGCTTTACGTACACGTCAACACCGTGTCTGCACGGTCGAAACGAATACAGGAACTGACCGGTCGAAATCCGCTGGTCTTCAACGACCTGGTCGAGTTGTATCTCGCGTCGCGCGTGGTGGTACGAACCCGCATTTCCTGA
- a CDS encoding NAD-dependent epimerase/dehydratase family protein, with protein sequence MSITQETRRQDAEFDGVDAIEEALATPSQELIDAMRTIEGDIAVLGVGGKVGPSVAVMAKRAAEAAGTDKRIFGVARFSDVRTRAFLERNGVDCVAADLTDDDQLQALPEAANVIFMAGNKFGTTGNESFTWAMNAYLPGRVATKYRDSRIVAFSTLVTYPLADVATGGSREDDPVDPIGEYAASCVGRERVFEYHSLQFGTPLLIFRLGYSIETRYGVLQEIAQAVQDGSEIPLEMGHASVIWQRDVADYAIRSLTLASSPPRRLNITGPEIVSIRWLAHRFGEILGKEPRFVGTETGTSYVMDGTALQKEFGYPSTTLSFMIDAVAAWVGRDGETLGKPTKFQQRQGLF encoded by the coding sequence GTGAGTATCACGCAAGAAACCCGGCGACAGGACGCCGAGTTCGACGGAGTCGACGCCATCGAAGAGGCGCTCGCAACACCGTCGCAGGAACTGATCGACGCAATGCGGACCATCGAGGGTGACATTGCAGTGCTGGGCGTGGGTGGCAAGGTCGGCCCGAGTGTGGCGGTGATGGCCAAGCGCGCCGCGGAGGCAGCGGGTACCGACAAGCGCATCTTCGGCGTCGCTCGGTTCTCGGACGTGCGTACCCGTGCGTTTCTCGAGCGCAACGGCGTCGATTGCGTTGCCGCGGATCTGACCGACGACGACCAGCTACAGGCCCTACCCGAGGCCGCGAACGTAATCTTCATGGCAGGCAACAAGTTCGGCACGACAGGCAACGAGTCGTTCACATGGGCGATGAATGCGTATCTGCCGGGTCGGGTCGCCACCAAGTATCGCGACAGCAGAATCGTTGCGTTCTCCACCCTGGTGACGTACCCGCTGGCGGATGTCGCCACGGGCGGTTCGCGCGAAGACGATCCGGTCGACCCCATCGGTGAATACGCGGCCTCCTGCGTCGGACGCGAGCGCGTGTTCGAGTACCACTCCCTCCAGTTCGGGACGCCCTTGCTGATCTTCCGGCTCGGATACTCGATCGAGACCCGGTACGGAGTGCTCCAGGAGATTGCGCAGGCAGTTCAGGATGGATCCGAGATCCCACTCGAGATGGGCCATGCCAGCGTCATCTGGCAACGCGATGTCGCGGACTACGCGATTCGATCGCTGACGCTTGCCAGCTCGCCGCCACGGAGGCTGAACATCACCGGGCCGGAGATCGTGTCCATTCGATGGCTTGCGCACCGATTCGGCGAAATCCTGGGCAAAGAACCGAGATTCGTGGGGACCGAGACGGGTACCTCGTACGTGATGGATGGAACGGCACTGCAGAAGGAGTTCGGATATCCCTCCACTACTTTGTCCTTCATGATCGACGCTGTCGCAGCGTGGGTCGGCCGCGATGGCGAGACGTTGGGCAAGCCCACCAAATTTCAACAGCGGCAGGGTCTGTTCTGA
- a CDS encoding WhiB family transcriptional regulator encodes MNSGNRKVLVPLVEQWVWQADAHCRGFGYLFYGDGNESSREQSERERAAKLICTACPVIDSCYDHCMTFEERHGVWAGLAERDR; translated from the coding sequence ATGAACAGCGGGAATCGGAAAGTGCTGGTGCCACTGGTCGAACAGTGGGTATGGCAGGCAGACGCACACTGTCGCGGCTTCGGGTATCTGTTCTACGGCGACGGAAACGAGAGCAGTCGCGAACAGTCCGAGCGCGAACGCGCCGCCAAGCTGATCTGCACGGCGTGTCCGGTCATCGACTCGTGTTACGACCATTGCATGACGTTCGAGGAACGTCACGGCGTATGGGCGGGGTTGGCCGAGAGAGATCGATGA
- a CDS encoding lipase family protein, whose amino-acid sequence MHLYRSMIGVVVTAVLASSVTALGASAAHADPVDDFYVPPAQPTDSPGSVDRTQPMSLFAALPGNDGSYPAQAQRVLYTSRTQDDTPVAVSGTFVETEVPWRGAGPRPTIVVAPGTVGQGDQCAPSRAFPTSINAVTQPLSISFNQELLSSTLWGSMGANVFVTDYIGLGTPGLHTYVNRVEEAHAVLDGARAAVELGGDANAPIGIWGYSQGGGAAAAAAELAGEYAPELNLKGTWAGAPTADLLEVLKTVDGTLIGGVIGYALNGFVERDPSLRPLIDERLTDQGKAVLNELSTECIGDTILEHPFLRTETLTKDGKSMLENLRGIPQAEAIFDEQRIGRSTPNAPVMITSGINDDTVPYGQARQLAYDWCALGARVEFRTNSLPPILQGAVLPNHFGPQLIDGYGGEAAQFLMDRFADLPLTACSVD is encoded by the coding sequence ATGCATCTGTATCGCAGCATGATCGGTGTTGTCGTCACCGCCGTACTCGCGTCCTCGGTGACCGCACTCGGTGCCTCGGCCGCGCACGCCGATCCCGTCGACGACTTCTACGTCCCGCCTGCCCAGCCGACCGACAGCCCTGGATCCGTCGACCGAACCCAGCCGATGTCGTTGTTCGCTGCACTGCCGGGCAACGACGGCTCGTATCCGGCCCAGGCGCAGCGGGTGTTGTACACCTCGCGTACGCAGGACGATACGCCGGTGGCCGTGTCGGGCACGTTCGTCGAGACCGAGGTGCCCTGGCGTGGAGCAGGCCCGCGACCGACGATCGTCGTCGCCCCGGGAACCGTCGGGCAGGGCGATCAATGTGCCCCGTCGAGAGCGTTTCCCACCTCCATCAACGCTGTGACACAACCACTGTCGATCTCGTTCAATCAGGAACTGCTGTCGTCGACGCTGTGGGGGTCGATGGGGGCGAACGTGTTCGTCACCGACTACATCGGATTGGGAACGCCCGGCCTGCACACGTACGTGAACAGGGTGGAGGAGGCGCATGCAGTTCTCGACGGTGCCCGGGCGGCAGTCGAATTGGGCGGCGACGCGAATGCACCGATCGGCATCTGGGGTTACTCGCAGGGCGGTGGGGCTGCCGCGGCTGCCGCGGAACTCGCCGGCGAGTACGCGCCGGAGCTGAATCTGAAGGGGACGTGGGCCGGGGCTCCGACGGCCGATCTGCTCGAGGTGTTGAAGACGGTCGACGGAACACTGATCGGCGGTGTGATCGGTTATGCCCTCAACGGATTCGTCGAACGTGACCCGAGTCTGCGCCCGCTCATCGACGAGCGGCTCACCGATCAGGGCAAGGCGGTGCTGAACGAGCTGTCGACGGAATGCATCGGCGACACGATTCTCGAGCACCCGTTCCTGCGCACGGAGACGCTGACGAAGGACGGAAAGTCCATGTTGGAGAACCTGCGTGGGATCCCGCAGGCCGAGGCGATCTTCGACGAGCAACGAATCGGCCGCAGTACGCCGAATGCTCCGGTGATGATCACCAGCGGAATAAATGACGACACGGTGCCGTACGGCCAGGCCAGGCAACTGGCGTACGACTGGTGTGCGCTCGGTGCCCGGGTGGAGTTCCGAACCAATTCGTTGCCGCCGATCCTGCAGGGTGCGGTGTTGCCCAACCACTTCGGACCGCAGCTGATCGACGGCTACGGCGGCGAGGCTGCCCAGTTCCTGATGGACCGATTCGCCGATCTTCCTCTGACAGCATGCAGCGTCGACTGA
- a CDS encoding EAL domain-containing protein, protein MSSTRGASTPLHSTLLRARRRVEAVIACGGPQIVFQPIVRADDGAIEGYEALSRFPAGGGDTEAWFADAAHCGLGPALDRSAAVRALEESVRLPSGPFVAVNLSAATLLVDTALVDVLLDVGRRRPLVVEITEHAALVDEDAVVSVLAELRRGGVAVAVDDLGSGYAGMRHLVLLEPEIVKLDAFVVHEMRANRAKLALAELVLEFARKTGARCVFEGVETDEDLAAAMSIGADLLQGYRLGRPAQP, encoded by the coding sequence GTGTCGTCGACTAGAGGTGCCTCGACGCCGCTGCATTCGACACTGTTGCGTGCGAGGCGTCGGGTGGAGGCCGTGATTGCGTGCGGTGGTCCGCAGATCGTCTTTCAGCCGATCGTTCGAGCCGATGACGGTGCGATCGAGGGATACGAGGCTCTTTCTCGTTTTCCGGCCGGCGGCGGTGACACCGAAGCATGGTTTGCCGATGCTGCGCACTGTGGCCTGGGGCCTGCGCTCGACAGATCGGCGGCGGTCCGAGCACTGGAGGAATCCGTTCGTCTGCCGAGTGGGCCTTTCGTTGCGGTGAATCTCAGCGCTGCAACGCTGTTGGTCGACACGGCTCTGGTCGACGTACTGCTCGATGTCGGGCGACGTCGGCCATTGGTTGTCGAGATCACCGAGCATGCCGCCCTCGTCGACGAGGACGCGGTGGTGTCCGTCCTGGCCGAGCTTCGACGCGGCGGGGTGGCCGTGGCGGTCGACGATCTGGGATCGGGATACGCGGGAATGCGGCACCTCGTTCTGCTCGAACCCGAGATCGTCAAACTCGATGCCTTCGTCGTCCACGAGATGAGGGCGAATCGGGCGAAGCTGGCTTTGGCGGAACTGGTGCTCGAGTTCGCGCGCAAGACCGGCGCCCGATGCGTGTTCGAGGGTGTGGAGACCGACGAGGACCTCGCGGCGGCCATGTCGATCGGGGCAGACTTGCTGCAGGGCTACCGACTGGGCCGCCCTGCGCAGCCGTAG
- a CDS encoding fumarylacetoacetate hydrolase family protein, with protein MRIANHAGRLTLLHGGAEIDVARLSGERFGHRIEDIFERWEEFTAWAAAVNPDHPAASSGTADVGPVSPRPRQVIGVGLNYVDHAREAGSPLPTVPLLFTKFPSAIAGPDADVELSGDSVDWEVELVVVIGREAARVSKDDAWSCIAGLTVGQDISDREVQLQGSTPQYSFGKSFRNYAPIGPVLVTPDEFEDLDRLSLKCWIGDELVQDGTSGDLVFSIPELIEYISAEVTLYPGDLIFTGTPAGVGLGMTPQRFLTDGDVITSSITGIGSMTNKVRARAGKVGAL; from the coding sequence ATGCGTATCGCCAATCATGCGGGTCGGCTCACCTTGCTGCACGGTGGGGCCGAGATCGACGTTGCTCGGCTCAGCGGTGAGAGGTTCGGCCACCGTATCGAAGACATCTTCGAGCGCTGGGAGGAGTTCACAGCGTGGGCCGCGGCGGTGAACCCCGATCACCCGGCCGCGTCTTCGGGCACTGCCGACGTGGGTCCGGTGAGCCCCCGACCACGTCAGGTGATCGGGGTAGGGCTCAACTACGTCGACCATGCCCGCGAGGCAGGATCACCGCTGCCGACGGTCCCGCTGTTGTTCACCAAGTTCCCGTCGGCGATCGCCGGACCGGACGCCGACGTCGAATTGTCGGGCGACTCCGTCGATTGGGAGGTCGAATTGGTGGTGGTCATCGGACGCGAAGCAGCCAGGGTCTCGAAGGACGACGCATGGAGTTGCATCGCGGGGTTGACTGTGGGGCAGGATATCTCGGACAGAGAGGTCCAGCTGCAGGGAAGCACTCCGCAGTACAGCTTCGGCAAGTCGTTTCGGAACTACGCGCCGATCGGGCCGGTGCTGGTGACTCCCGACGAGTTCGAGGACCTCGATCGGCTGTCGTTGAAGTGTTGGATCGGCGATGAACTCGTCCAGGACGGAACGTCCGGGGACCTGGTCTTCTCGATTCCGGAGTTGATCGAGTACATATCGGCGGAAGTCACCCTCTACCCCGGCGATCTGATCTTCACCGGGACACCCGCGGGTGTCGGCCTGGGTATGACGCCTCAGCGGTTCCTCACCGACGGCGATGTCATCACCAGCAGCATCACGGGAATCGGGTCGATGACCAACAAGGTCAGGGCTCGCGCAGGGAAGGTCGGAGCACTGTGA
- a CDS encoding GNAT family N-acetyltransferase — MKESNLRHAPLAGVAPNTLYRIMALRVAVFVHEQKIVDEAELDGADLLPTTELFWIQDDHGEVLATLRVLVDDTVHIGRVATAAHARGSGYAGELVDAALTAYPGVVEISAQAHLEKWYERFGFVRVGEQYLEAGIPHVKMLTRDAEPR; from the coding sequence ATGAAGGAGTCGAATCTTCGACATGCACCGCTTGCGGGCGTGGCCCCGAATACCCTCTATCGCATCATGGCGCTTCGGGTCGCGGTGTTCGTCCACGAGCAGAAGATCGTCGACGAGGCGGAACTCGATGGCGCGGACCTACTTCCGACGACGGAGTTGTTCTGGATCCAGGACGACCACGGCGAGGTGTTGGCCACTCTTCGCGTCCTCGTCGACGACACGGTTCACATCGGACGGGTCGCGACCGCAGCTCATGCGCGCGGTAGCGGCTACGCAGGCGAGCTCGTCGATGCCGCACTGACGGCCTACCCCGGGGTGGTCGAAATCTCCGCGCAAGCGCACCTCGAAAAATGGTACGAGCGCTTCGGATTCGTTCGAGTGGGAGAGCAGTACCTGGAAGCGGGGATCCCGCACGTGAAGATGCTCACCCGGGATGCGGAACCCCGATAG
- a CDS encoding DUF4286 family protein yields MTGALMNVIAVDRDDVPEFDDWYSREHFPERLAVTGFRNARRFVEDPDRGAARVEYFSIYETDSVEVLTSPEYLAALDSPTPRTKNAVALFRQNERTVGTRRFRGGLGRTGRILLGRITGGVGMNGSLVEAVEDIARATIESGLAEGVAVYETDAVAASAKDSTAEGKAAGSAAAAAADERPSVFVVIEQYGSLAVSPTGSVSAAVDRIGAHARWSTYRLVSDQSSQS; encoded by the coding sequence ATGACCGGCGCATTGATGAACGTAATTGCCGTCGACCGCGACGATGTTCCGGAATTCGACGACTGGTACTCACGTGAGCACTTCCCGGAAAGGCTCGCTGTCACCGGTTTCCGCAACGCCCGTCGATTCGTCGAGGATCCCGACAGAGGGGCTGCCCGAGTGGAGTACTTCTCCATCTACGAGACGGACTCGGTCGAGGTACTGACGAGCCCGGAGTATCTCGCCGCCTTGGATTCACCGACACCGCGCACGAAAAATGCGGTAGCGCTGTTCCGCCAGAACGAAAGAACGGTGGGAACTCGACGCTTCCGCGGAGGGCTGGGCCGAACCGGCCGAATTCTGTTGGGCCGGATCACCGGTGGGGTGGGCATGAACGGGTCGCTCGTCGAGGCGGTGGAGGACATCGCGAGGGCGACGATCGAGAGCGGTCTGGCCGAGGGAGTCGCGGTCTACGAAACGGACGCGGTCGCCGCGTCGGCGAAAGACAGCACCGCGGAGGGAAAAGCGGCCGGCAGCGCCGCCGCGGCCGCGGCCGACGAGCGACCGTCCGTGTTCGTGGTCATCGAGCAGTACGGATCGCTGGCGGTGTCCCCGACAGGTTCGGTATCGGCGGCGGTCGACAGGATCGGTGCACACGCGCGCTGGTCCACCTACCGACTCGTCAGCGACCAATCGTCCCAATCATAG
- a CDS encoding MFS transporter, giving the protein MKSTSAVGESRLNAENAYTPKERKMVLGFAITGALIESMELNLLSYPLRDLADSFAVSTQAVVGVITAQSIASIAGGFLFGWTADRWGRRPTYVAFTAIYGVLAIVGAFLDSFELFTLTRVLAGVAMGGAFGVIFAMFTETWKTRNRGLMGSVLQGMFICGTLITQAILFGTITTLGSESGWRTGFVIIGAMSVAVGLFAFRMLPESKVWRAAKDAPPLVAVEPTEAQQLTSAADKRRTIVGGLFLTLATTGIFAASYCYITFGPTYLREYAGLSLGWATIVLSIGTVLGIASYITFGALSDRIGRRGSTFWSCAVGVVGFGLFLSIGSDTEMPAGTGSVWTAATAALAGCAIGYAGFGVIGTWISEFYPTRYRALGSGATYYVARGIGSGLFPLFAIMLADGNIHRAMGFGVIGAVVGMLGCLLVPETRGKVITTD; this is encoded by the coding sequence GTGAAGTCGACCAGCGCAGTGGGGGAGAGCCGGCTCAACGCCGAGAACGCGTACACGCCGAAGGAACGAAAGATGGTTCTCGGCTTCGCCATCACCGGTGCCCTCATCGAGAGCATGGAACTGAACCTGTTGAGCTATCCGTTGAGGGATCTCGCCGATTCGTTCGCGGTATCGACTCAGGCTGTGGTCGGCGTCATCACGGCTCAGAGCATCGCGTCGATTGCCGGCGGCTTTCTGTTCGGTTGGACCGCCGATCGTTGGGGCCGTCGGCCGACCTACGTCGCGTTCACCGCCATCTACGGCGTGCTGGCGATCGTCGGAGCCTTCCTCGACAGCTTCGAGCTCTTCACCCTGACCCGCGTATTGGCGGGTGTGGCGATGGGCGGTGCCTTCGGCGTCATCTTCGCGATGTTCACCGAGACGTGGAAGACGCGAAACCGAGGACTGATGGGGAGTGTTCTGCAGGGGATGTTCATCTGCGGAACTCTTATCACTCAGGCAATTCTGTTCGGCACCATCACCACGCTTGGATCGGAATCCGGTTGGCGTACCGGCTTCGTCATCATCGGAGCCATGAGCGTCGCAGTGGGGCTGTTCGCCTTCCGGATGCTGCCGGAATCCAAGGTGTGGCGCGCAGCCAAGGACGCACCGCCGTTGGTCGCCGTGGAACCTACCGAAGCGCAGCAGCTGACGAGCGCGGCCGACAAGCGTCGAACGATCGTCGGTGGACTGTTCCTGACCCTTGCCACCACCGGAATTTTCGCCGCCAGCTATTGCTACATCACGTTCGGTCCCACCTACCTGCGCGAATACGCCGGGTTGTCGTTGGGCTGGGCGACGATCGTGCTTTCGATCGGAACTGTGCTCGGCATCGCTTCGTACATCACGTTCGGAGCGTTGTCGGACAGGATCGGTCGCCGCGGATCCACATTCTGGTCCTGTGCAGTAGGTGTGGTCGGATTCGGGCTGTTTCTGTCGATCGGGTCGGACACCGAGATGCCTGCCGGTACGGGCAGTGTGTGGACCGCCGCCACAGCAGCTCTGGCCGGCTGTGCCATCGGCTATGCGGGATTCGGTGTGATCGGCACCTGGATATCGGAGTTCTACCCCACGCGCTACCGAGCCCTCGGTTCGGGTGCCACGTACTACGTGGCACGCGGTATCGGGTCGGGACTGTTTCCGCTGTTCGCGATCATGCTGGCCGACGGAAACATCCATCGTGCAATGGGGTTCGGAGTCATCGGAGCGGTCGTGGGAATGCTCGGGTGCCTTCTGGTTCCCGAAACTCGAGGGAAAGTCATCACCACGGACTGA